The DNA segment ACCCCTTTCATTACCCCCACAAAATTATCCGAGAGGCCAAAGTCCGTAAGGAGTGTGATAACCATAGGTTACTTCTCTCCAGCCTCTAAAGCCGGAAAGTAAATGTAAAAGGCTGCGCCTTCCCCAGGGGCACTTTTGACCTCTATCCAGCCCCGGTTTTGCTTCACAATGCTGTAAACAACGCTCAGGCCCAGTCCTGTCCCAGCTCCAGGCTCTTTGGTGGTGAAAAAGGGCTCAAAGATATGCTCCATCACTTCCGGGCTTATCCCCACTCCTGTATCTTTAACCAGAAGGCGGACAAACTTTCCTGGGTAGGCTTCGGGGTGGGTCAAGGCTTCTTCCTCGAGCTGGACGTTTTCCGTTTTTACAATCAGCTGGCCGCCAGAGGGCATGGCGTCCTTCGCGTTCATCACGAGGTTAATCAGGATTTGCTCAGCATGACTTTTATTGATTTCTATCGGATAGAGTTCGGGAGCCAGGTCTAATATTAACTCCACTTTCTGCCCTAAAATTCGGACTACCAGGCTTTCCATCTCCCGAATTATAGCATTAAGGTTAATAACTTCGGAGGTCAGAGGTTCTTTTCGGCCGAAAAGGAGGAGTTGCTTTACCAGGTTTGAAGCTTTCTCACAGGCTTTTCGGATTTCCTCCAGCAGGGCACGGTTATTCTGAAGGGAGATGGCTCCGGTGAGAAGTAGCTCAGTGCCCGCCAGGATTGGAGCGAGGAGGTTGTTGAAATCATGAGCTATAGCCAGAGCCATTCGTCCGGCTGTCTCCATCTTCTGGGCTTTCACGTAAAAGCGTTCCGCCCGCCGAAGCTCGGTCACATCTCTGGCTATGCAAAGAGCTCCGTCCGGCAATGGGTAAAGCCGCATTTCAAAGATTTTTTCCCCTTCCGGGGTCTGGCAAGGGATGGATATAGTTTGAATGGTATTTCTTTCAAAAGTGCGAATTAAAGTCTGGTAAAAGTCGGAGAAAATCGGTTCTTTGAGGCAGTCCTCTAAGTTTTTTCCAAGAAGTTCTTCGACCCTTGCTCCCAAAAACCGTGCGCCGGTTTCGTTAACCTGTCTGAGTTTTAAATTGCGATCGATAACCAGGAGCCCATCGGTTATGGAGTTAATGAGCATGCGATGCCATTTCTCGCTTTCCTCTAAAGCTTTAAGGCTTTCCTCAAGAGAAGTCAATAAGGCATTAATTCTATTCTCAAGTTCTGTCAGCTCATCTTTCCCTTCCACCGCAACCCTGGCTGAGATGTTGCCCGAAAGAGCAATGGCCCTGAGCCCCTCAGAAAGCCTGGTCAACCGGGACAGCAGATGCCAACGGAGGAAAATAAGAATAGAGCCCCCGAACACGAGACCGATAAGGAGATTAAGGAGGGAGAAGAGAAAGAAGAGGATTTGGCTTTGACGGTATAGCTCTCTGGGCATGGTCACTTTAAGTACCAGGGCTGGCTGACCGTAAAGGTCGTTGAGGAGAGCAAACGCTTCCATGGTCCTGGAATCCGG comes from the Anaerolineae bacterium genome and includes:
- a CDS encoding ATP-binding protein: MNLSRKILAIIAFLLAFQLLAFYLASRAFFFYNFARLEEQYASRNIERATSLMENQKQNLAALAEDWAAWDDTYNFIQKPTEEYIKSNLVDETFEGLGVNLILFLNHSGELVFGKAYDLELHRETPLPNGWKKHFSAGSPLLFHPSPKEGKVGVITLSSDFMLVAVHPIVTSLEEGPIMGTFVIGYYLDQTWAERISQVVRFPVSIFAPSELQTPRELVEGKTFALRFPDSRTMEAFALLNDLYGQPALVLKVTMPRELYRQSQILFFLFSLLNLLIGLVFGGSILIFLRWHLLSRLTRLSEGLRAIALSGNISARVAVEGKDELTELENRINALLTSLEESLKALEESEKWHRMLINSITDGLLVIDRNLKLRQVNETGARFLGARVEELLGKNLEDCLKEPIFSDFYQTLIRTFERNTIQTISIPCQTPEGEKIFEMRLYPLPDGALCIARDVTELRRAERFYVKAQKMETAGRMALAIAHDFNNLLAPILAGTELLLTGAISLQNNRALLEEIRKACEKASNLVKQLLLFGRKEPLTSEVINLNAIIREMESLVVRILGQKVELILDLAPELYPIEINKSHAEQILINLVMNAKDAMPSGGQLIVKTENVQLEEEALTHPEAYPGKFVRLLVKDTGVGISPEVMEHIFEPFFTTKEPGAGTGLGLSVVYSIVKQNRGWIEVKSAPGEGAAFYIYFPALEAGEK